A portion of the Micromonospora vinacea genome contains these proteins:
- a CDS encoding PepSY-associated TM helix domain-containing protein: MSLTELSGTPTPEPATTAEKPAPPARRTSPFGALLLRLHFYVGILVAPFLVVAALTGLAYTTTPQLDSILYGDQLTVAQAGDRQLPLAEQIGAARNAHPDGSITTVQPGDGDRSTTVVFSLPELGENQHTVYINPYTGESQGQLTTWFGSTPATTWLDDLHRHLHLGTVGEHYSELAASWLWVMALGGVILWWRRRSAARAAARHLFVPDLSTGKGVRRTRGWHATTGIWLTVGLLFLSVTGLTWSRYAGANFAAGLDALNARTPEISTSLTAGPPAPAETGGGHEHGAAGAGGVVESAAFDRVLAVARGAGLSGPVEITPAPEPGSAWTVTQVDNTWPVRKDRIAVDPASDTVTARSDFADWPLLAKMSGLGIQAHMGILFGLVNQILLAALALGLLCVIFWGYRMWWQRRPTRADRRAIAGTPPARGGVRGLPLWALLIGVPVTVAIGWALPLFGLTVIAFLVIDVVVGAVSRRRRPAAAPTSPAPAGS; encoded by the coding sequence ATGTCTCTCACCGAACTGTCCGGCACGCCGACGCCGGAGCCCGCCACGACCGCTGAGAAACCGGCCCCGCCGGCCCGGCGCACGTCACCGTTCGGCGCGCTGCTGCTGCGGCTGCACTTCTACGTCGGCATCCTCGTCGCCCCGTTCCTGGTGGTCGCCGCACTGACCGGCCTGGCCTACACCACAACCCCGCAACTCGACTCGATCCTCTACGGCGACCAACTGACCGTCGCCCAGGCGGGTGACCGTCAGCTACCACTGGCCGAGCAGATCGGCGCCGCGCGCAACGCGCACCCCGACGGCAGCATCACCACAGTGCAACCCGGCGACGGCGACCGGAGCACCACTGTGGTGTTCTCCCTTCCCGAACTCGGCGAGAACCAGCACACCGTCTACATCAACCCGTACACCGGCGAGTCCCAGGGGCAGCTCACCACCTGGTTCGGGTCCACGCCGGCCACCACCTGGCTGGACGACCTGCACCGCCACCTGCACCTGGGCACTGTGGGCGAGCACTATTCCGAGCTGGCCGCGAGCTGGCTGTGGGTGATGGCGCTCGGCGGGGTCATCCTCTGGTGGCGTCGACGCAGCGCCGCCCGAGCCGCCGCCCGGCACCTGTTCGTGCCGGACCTGTCCACCGGCAAGGGTGTCCGCCGTACCCGGGGATGGCATGCCACCACGGGCATCTGGCTCACAGTCGGCCTGCTCTTCCTCTCGGTCACCGGCCTGACCTGGTCCCGGTACGCCGGCGCGAACTTCGCCGCCGGCCTCGACGCGCTGAACGCCCGCACTCCGGAGATCTCCACCAGCCTCACCGCCGGTCCTCCCGCCCCTGCCGAGACCGGTGGGGGCCATGAGCACGGTGCCGCCGGGGCGGGCGGCGTCGTCGAGTCGGCGGCCTTCGATCGGGTCCTGGCTGTCGCTCGCGGCGCGGGCCTCTCCGGGCCGGTCGAGATCACCCCCGCGCCGGAGCCGGGCTCCGCCTGGACCGTCACGCAGGTCGACAACACCTGGCCGGTCAGGAAGGACCGCATCGCCGTCGACCCGGCCTCCGACACGGTCACCGCCCGCAGCGACTTCGCCGACTGGCCGCTGCTGGCCAAAATGAGCGGCCTCGGCATCCAGGCCCACATGGGAATCCTCTTCGGCCTGGTCAACCAGATCCTGCTCGCCGCGCTCGCCCTCGGCCTGCTCTGCGTCATCTTCTGGGGCTACCGCATGTGGTGGCAACGCCGACCCACCCGCGCCGACCGCCGGGCGATCGCCGGCACCCCGCCAGCCCGAGGCGGCGTACGCGGCCTGCCGCTCTGGGCGCTGCTGATCGGCGTACCGGTGACCGTGGCCATCGGCTGGGCGCTGCCCCTGTTCGGGCTCACAGTGATCGCCTTCCTCGTCATCGACGTGGTGGTGGGTGCGGTGTCTCGACGCCGACGACCTGCCGCGGCTCCCACCTCCCCGGCACCCGCGGGGAGCTGA
- a CDS encoding oxidoreductase, with product MTGWTTDHIPDQHGRVAVVTGANSGLGLVTATELASHGAHVVLAVRHTPAGEEAARRIGGDVEVRELDLASLSSVRTFAAKLAGDHPAIDLLVNNAGVVLLGPRRTSADGFELHLATNMLGHFALTGLLLGNLAAAREARVVSLSSITHKNAHLDFNDLMFEHGYRAATAYGRSKLATTIFGIELDRRLRAAGTPIVSALAHPGLTRTNLTPRAWEDRGRFGRLIASAGLLATQPVAQGALPQLRAATEPGVRGGQFFGPSGLWETRGRVTEARLSQEAADPAVGTRLWAAAAGLTGVNYL from the coding sequence ATGACCGGATGGACCACCGACCACATCCCCGACCAGCACGGCCGGGTTGCCGTCGTGACCGGCGCGAACTCGGGCCTCGGCCTGGTCACCGCCACCGAACTGGCCAGCCACGGCGCCCACGTCGTGCTCGCCGTTCGTCACACTCCCGCCGGCGAGGAGGCCGCCCGCCGGATCGGTGGCGACGTCGAGGTACGTGAGCTGGACCTGGCCTCCCTCTCCTCCGTGCGGACCTTCGCGGCGAAGCTGGCTGGCGACCACCCGGCGATCGACCTGCTGGTCAACAACGCCGGCGTGGTGCTGCTTGGCCCACGTCGCACCTCCGCCGACGGATTCGAACTGCACCTCGCCACCAACATGTTGGGCCACTTCGCACTGACCGGCCTGCTGCTCGGCAACCTGGCCGCGGCGCGGGAAGCCCGCGTGGTCAGTCTCAGCTCGATCACCCACAAGAACGCACACTTGGACTTCAATGACCTGATGTTCGAACACGGCTATCGGGCGGCCACCGCCTACGGCCGGTCCAAGCTCGCCACCACGATCTTCGGCATCGAATTGGACCGCCGCCTGCGGGCCGCCGGAACACCGATCGTAAGCGCCCTGGCCCACCCGGGTCTCACCCGCACCAACCTGACTCCGCGTGCCTGGGAAGACCGTGGCCGATTCGGGCGACTGATCGCGTCGGCCGGCCTGCTGGCAACCCAGCCGGTGGCGCAGGGCGCGCTGCCGCAATTGCGCGCTGCGACCGAGCCCGGTGTGCGGGGTGGCCAGTTCTTCGGCCCGTCCGGGCTCTGGGAGACGCGAGGCAGAGTCACCGAGGCCCGGCTCAGCCAGGAGGCCGCCGACCCGGCCGTCGGCACGCGGCTGTGGGCGGCAGCCGCGGGTCTGACCGGCGTCAACTACCTCTGA
- a CDS encoding AEC family transporter, giving the protein MSLVSAFAPIWILTAVGYAACRWGLLGEAVASVLGRFVFHLAMPAALFLALSRMPLSGFAGRSLLAFGVSTAAVVGFGWVGASWLFGREPGERPIWGMAAGYVNSANLGIPIATQVLGNVSFLAEVVLLQVLVVTPVILVALDRHSDPAGRVRVRRIASLPVRNPVILASLLGVVFSAAGLHLPSTAGASLTLLSGAAVPAALVALGASMHRTVPSRAEPVALAVITALKLVAQPVIAYAAGLALDLSAPQLLAVVLCAGLPTAQNTFIFSQEYGVGEAVANRAVVVTTTLSLFTLAAAAALLG; this is encoded by the coding sequence ATGAGCTTGGTGTCGGCGTTCGCACCGATCTGGATCCTTACCGCGGTCGGCTACGCGGCCTGTCGTTGGGGCCTGCTGGGCGAGGCGGTGGCGTCGGTGCTCGGCCGGTTCGTGTTCCATCTTGCGATGCCGGCCGCACTGTTCCTAGCCCTGTCCCGGATGCCGCTTTCCGGGTTCGCCGGCCGCTCGCTGCTCGCCTTTGGGGTGAGCACGGCCGCTGTCGTCGGGTTCGGGTGGGTCGGCGCGAGCTGGCTGTTCGGTCGCGAGCCCGGCGAACGGCCGATCTGGGGCATGGCCGCCGGGTACGTGAACTCGGCGAACCTCGGCATCCCGATCGCCACGCAGGTTCTCGGCAACGTGTCGTTCCTGGCGGAGGTGGTGCTGCTTCAGGTGCTGGTGGTGACGCCCGTGATCCTGGTCGCCCTGGACCGGCACAGCGACCCGGCCGGGCGAGTACGGGTCCGCCGCATCGCCTCCCTGCCGGTACGCAACCCTGTGATCCTGGCGTCGCTGCTCGGTGTCGTGTTCTCGGCTGCCGGCCTGCATCTCCCGTCGACGGCCGGCGCGTCGCTCACCCTGCTGTCGGGCGCCGCGGTACCGGCCGCCCTGGTCGCGCTCGGCGCGTCGATGCACCGCACGGTGCCGTCGCGGGCCGAGCCGGTCGCGCTGGCCGTGATCACCGCGCTGAAGCTCGTCGCACAGCCGGTCATCGCGTACGCGGCCGGGCTGGCCTTGGACCTGTCCGCGCCGCAGTTGCTCGCCGTGGTGCTGTGCGCGGGCCTGCCGACAGCGCAGAACACGTTCATCTTCAGCCAGGAGTACGGCGTCGGCGAGGCGGTGGCCAACCGGGCGGTGGTGGTGACCACCACGCTGTCGCTGTTCACCCTGGCCGCGGCGGCGGCGCTGCTCGGGTAG
- a CDS encoding copper chaperone PCu(A)C, which yields MRTTSPNASRRRSAAILAAAILTVGVAGCGSSDSPSTAQAGPPASASANPDAGVLGIRDPWVKAADKGMTAAFGTLVNDGDSDVTVTGATTSLSPMELHEMTMKDGKMVMQQKQGGIVIKAKGTHALEPGGDHLMLMNLTKPVQAGDELAFTLTFADGRTQQFRAVAKPFTGAQESYAPGHVEPMTGTSATPEMSMSPAS from the coding sequence ATGCGCACCACCAGCCCGAACGCTTCACGCCGCCGGTCGGCCGCCATCCTCGCCGCCGCGATCCTGACTGTGGGTGTCGCCGGTTGCGGCTCGTCCGACTCTCCGTCGACAGCGCAGGCGGGCCCGCCCGCGTCGGCCTCGGCCAACCCGGACGCTGGTGTGCTCGGCATTCGTGACCCGTGGGTGAAGGCGGCCGACAAGGGCATGACGGCGGCCTTCGGGACCCTGGTCAACGACGGCGACAGCGATGTCACGGTGACTGGTGCGACGACCTCCCTGTCGCCGATGGAGCTGCACGAGATGACCATGAAGGACGGCAAGATGGTCATGCAGCAGAAGCAGGGCGGCATCGTGATCAAGGCCAAGGGCACGCACGCCCTGGAGCCCGGCGGCGACCACCTCATGCTGATGAACCTCACCAAGCCCGTCCAGGCCGGCGACGAGTTGGCCTTCACCCTGACCTTCGCCGACGGCAGGACCCAGCAGTTCCGCGCCGTGGCCAAGCCGTTCACCGGCGCGCAGGAGAGCTACGCCCCCGGGCACGTCGAGCCGATGACCGGCACGAGCGCCACGCCGGAGATGAGCATGAGCCCGGCGTCGTGA
- a CDS encoding copper resistance CopC family protein: MTTPTVMTAPSSRPTAVRLGAAVLAVLVAVLIPASPAWAHNSLKTAVPAQDATLPSAPTAVTLEFMQRLDPAFTTIVLTDAAKRKLPTGAPVVTGAKSTVQVTDTLPNGTYTVAYRVVSVDGHPVQGSYPFTVADPTSSAAPVANVSASGPPPSAAAAKSGGGPSAGVLVAGAALALLVLATAGLLWRRAARPDQP, translated from the coding sequence ATGACCACGCCAACCGTCATGACCGCACCGTCGTCCCGGCCCACCGCTGTCCGGCTCGGCGCGGCGGTGCTGGCCGTCCTCGTGGCGGTGCTCATCCCGGCCAGCCCGGCCTGGGCGCACAACTCGCTCAAGACGGCAGTGCCCGCTCAGGACGCGACGCTGCCGAGCGCACCGACCGCCGTCACGCTCGAATTCATGCAGCGGCTCGACCCCGCGTTCACCACGATCGTGCTCACCGACGCCGCCAAGCGGAAGCTTCCCACCGGCGCACCTGTGGTCACCGGAGCGAAGAGCACGGTCCAGGTGACCGACACCCTGCCGAACGGGACGTACACGGTCGCCTACCGGGTCGTCTCCGTCGACGGGCACCCGGTGCAGGGGTCGTATCCGTTCACTGTGGCCGATCCGACGTCCAGCGCCGCGCCGGTCGCCAACGTCAGCGCGTCGGGGCCGCCCCCATCCGCTGCGGCCGCGAAGTCCGGTGGCGGTCCGAGCGCCGGTGTCCTCGTCGCGGGTGCTGCACTGGCCCTCCTCGTTCTGGCGACGGCTGGGCTGCTGTGGCGGCGGGCGGCCCGACCCGACCAGCCCTGA
- a CDS encoding copper resistance CopC family protein: MRRHPQIPGRMVSGLLALLLASAVALLAPAQPAAAHGTLAESTPAGGATVREPVTAVRLFFTEKAAANAYFTITAPGGTRVDNGWSYGEPKPLAKPVREYFLVNGQFEPREYMTGFPAVVAVAHLPAKGQYSVSYLSMASDGDAVRGTMTFRYNGPVTAAPQGWTPPSTQPDPALLAATEQHQTSAQGSAVPTTPADPSTPTAAAAPPAESTGESGPGARAWTGWAVAIVVAVGLAGFVGWRRRPARTGKPTGRGRTSHATPARRGAGPRSTNKTVGARTGGGVGAPAAGGKQRPRTVASARTVATTDGASTDALDSEPRPDVDAAAGTPGSRLSNAHLTLFVGGLVVALLSGFGLARIATADESPATGDARPSAGGPPASGQVGSAIDGHQHPAGTGPHTHPGDGGTGQALATGTTVSAGGYALQPLERSQSPGVRADYRFRIVGTDRQAATRFAVVHDKPLHMIVVGRDLSGYQHLHPTMAPDGTWSVPLTLARPGGYRVYADFSVTTADGKQQPLVLGVDHTVPGAHSPTALPPAQAQATAGPYAVSMTGTPTVGVTAPMHFQVSADPTRPAQLEPYLGAYGHLVVVREGDLGYVHVHPEPELVDGTVKFWLTAPSSGRYRAFFDFQVAGKVHTGEFTINIS; this comes from the coding sequence ATGCGTCGTCACCCTCAGATTCCTGGGCGGATGGTCTCGGGCCTCCTCGCGCTCCTCCTCGCCTCGGCGGTCGCTCTGCTCGCACCCGCTCAGCCCGCCGCAGCTCACGGGACCCTCGCCGAGTCCACACCGGCGGGGGGCGCCACGGTGCGCGAGCCGGTGACGGCGGTGCGGCTGTTCTTCACCGAGAAGGCCGCCGCCAACGCGTACTTCACCATCACCGCCCCCGGCGGCACCCGGGTCGACAACGGCTGGTCGTACGGGGAACCGAAGCCGCTCGCCAAGCCGGTGCGTGAGTACTTCCTGGTCAACGGGCAGTTCGAGCCACGCGAGTACATGACGGGATTCCCGGCGGTCGTGGCCGTCGCGCATCTGCCCGCCAAGGGCCAGTATTCGGTGAGCTACCTGTCGATGGCGTCCGACGGCGACGCCGTGCGGGGCACTATGACGTTCCGCTACAACGGACCGGTGACGGCGGCACCGCAGGGGTGGACCCCGCCGTCGACCCAGCCGGACCCGGCGCTGCTGGCCGCCACCGAGCAGCACCAGACGTCCGCGCAGGGTTCGGCGGTGCCGACCACGCCCGCCGACCCGTCGACCCCGACGGCCGCGGCGGCTCCGCCAGCCGAGTCGACCGGTGAGAGCGGCCCCGGAGCACGGGCCTGGACCGGCTGGGCGGTGGCGATCGTGGTGGCCGTGGGGTTGGCCGGGTTCGTCGGCTGGCGTCGCCGACCTGCTCGCACCGGCAAACCCACCGGCCGGGGCCGTACCTCGCATGCGACGCCCGCCCGCCGCGGCGCCGGTCCCCGTTCCACGAACAAGACCGTCGGCGCCAGGACCGGCGGCGGTGTCGGCGCGCCCGCCGCCGGGGGCAAGCAGCGACCCAGAACCGTAGCGTCCGCACGGACCGTCGCCACGACGGACGGTGCGTCGACGGACGCTCTCGACTCCGAACCGCGGCCCGACGTGGACGCCGCCGCCGGCACACCGGGGTCGCGGCTGAGCAACGCCCACCTGACGCTGTTCGTCGGTGGGCTGGTGGTGGCCCTGCTGTCCGGCTTCGGATTGGCTCGTATCGCCACCGCCGACGAGAGCCCGGCGACCGGCGACGCACGACCGTCAGCCGGTGGACCGCCCGCCTCGGGGCAGGTGGGCTCCGCGATCGACGGGCACCAACACCCGGCCGGTACGGGTCCGCACACACATCCGGGTGACGGCGGGACGGGGCAGGCGCTGGCAACAGGGACGACGGTCAGCGCCGGTGGGTACGCCCTGCAACCACTGGAGCGGTCCCAATCGCCTGGCGTACGGGCGGACTACCGGTTCCGGATCGTCGGGACCGACCGGCAGGCGGCGACACGCTTCGCGGTCGTCCACGACAAGCCGTTGCACATGATCGTGGTGGGCCGCGACCTGTCCGGCTACCAGCATCTACATCCGACGATGGCACCCGACGGCACCTGGAGTGTTCCCCTGACGCTGGCCCGACCCGGAGGCTACCGCGTCTACGCCGACTTCTCCGTCACCACAGCTGACGGCAAGCAGCAGCCACTCGTGCTGGGCGTCGACCACACCGTGCCCGGCGCGCACAGCCCGACCGCGCTGCCGCCGGCGCAGGCGCAGGCGACGGCTGGTCCGTACGCGGTGTCGATGACCGGCACCCCGACGGTGGGGGTGACGGCGCCGATGCACTTCCAGGTGAGCGCCGATCCGACCAGACCGGCGCAGTTGGAGCCGTACCTGGGCGCGTACGGGCACCTGGTCGTGGTTCGTGAGGGCGACCTCGGCTACGTGCACGTGCACCCGGAGCCGGAGTTGGTCGACGGAACCGTCAAGTTCTGGCTGACCGCGCCGAGTTCGGGGCGGTACCGGGCCTTCTTCGACTTCCAGGTCGCCGGCAAGGTGCACACCGGGGAGTTCACGATCAACATCTCCTGA
- a CDS encoding GNAT family N-acetyltransferase translates to MDTPVMIRQATLADVEGIVEVHTQARTAYYIAGGLSADDLADPAQTQQRHDGWARAMHSPARVVKCAAQDGKIVGILSMGRPNSPTMDARTVGQLYQIHVIPSHWGNGIGARLHTSFVDYLTDSSLSTGLLEVWERNTRAQSFYSKLGWKPDGDRRPGPDGSDYVFLRLAAPAAR, encoded by the coding sequence ATGGACACCCCTGTGATGATCCGACAAGCCACGCTTGCAGATGTCGAGGGCATTGTCGAGGTGCACACTCAAGCGCGCACCGCCTACTACATCGCCGGAGGACTCAGCGCCGACGACCTCGCCGACCCGGCGCAGACGCAGCAACGCCATGACGGGTGGGCCCGCGCCATGCACTCACCGGCCCGGGTGGTGAAGTGCGCCGCTCAAGACGGCAAGATCGTCGGCATCCTGAGCATGGGACGCCCAAACTCGCCGACCATGGACGCCCGCACGGTGGGCCAGCTCTACCAGATCCACGTCATACCCAGCCATTGGGGCAACGGCATCGGCGCACGCCTGCACACCAGCTTCGTCGACTACCTCACGGACTCATCCCTGTCGACAGGGCTGCTCGAGGTGTGGGAACGCAACACCCGCGCACAGTCCTTCTACAGCAAACTCGGCTGGAAGCCCGACGGCGACCGCCGGCCCGGTCCAGATGGCAGCGACTACGTCTTCCTGCGCCTCGCCGCACCTGCCGCGCGCTGA
- a CDS encoding Dyp-type peroxidase, protein MSRRGLLTGGALAAGGALAGGAAIAATRVGRTKPPSATAADTTLAATVGGLVEPFHGARQAGVATEPQAHASFVALTVRAGVDRAALGRMLRLLTDDAARLTQGRPALADTEAELGLLPARLTVTFGFGPGLYRAAGVDDRRPASVSDLPSFRIDRLQPAWSGGDLLLQICADDAISVAHAQRVLIKDSRPFATVRWVQQGFRRSPGVEPGGHTQRNLFGQLDGTANPRPGAPMDTALWVPDGPAWLRDSTTVVVRRISMNMETWDLLGRTDRELAVGRRLDTGAPLTGTAEHDEPDFAATDADGLTVIPDFSHLTRAHVTDDRLKILRRPYNYDGVPTAEGHADSGLIFTSYQADIARQFLPIQRRLADRDLLNEWTTPIGSAVFAIPPGCQPGGWIGEQVLG, encoded by the coding sequence GTGAGCAGGCGTGGCCTTCTCACCGGCGGAGCCTTGGCGGCCGGCGGGGCCCTGGCCGGCGGCGCCGCGATCGCCGCCACCCGTGTGGGGAGGACCAAGCCGCCGTCGGCGACCGCTGCCGACACGACGCTGGCGGCGACCGTCGGCGGGCTGGTCGAGCCGTTCCACGGTGCTCGACAGGCCGGGGTGGCCACCGAACCGCAGGCGCACGCCTCGTTCGTGGCGCTCACAGTGCGGGCCGGCGTCGACCGGGCCGCGCTGGGTCGGATGTTGCGGTTGCTCACCGACGACGCCGCCCGGCTCACCCAGGGCCGGCCCGCGCTGGCCGACACCGAGGCCGAACTCGGGCTGCTGCCGGCACGGTTGACAGTGACCTTCGGCTTCGGGCCCGGCCTCTACCGGGCGGCCGGCGTCGACGACCGCCGGCCAGCATCGGTCAGCGACCTGCCGTCGTTCCGCATCGACCGGCTCCAGCCGGCCTGGTCCGGCGGTGACCTGCTGCTGCAGATCTGCGCCGACGACGCGATCTCCGTCGCCCATGCCCAGCGGGTCCTGATCAAGGACAGCCGACCGTTCGCCACAGTGCGGTGGGTCCAGCAGGGCTTCCGGCGCAGCCCGGGCGTCGAGCCGGGCGGCCACACCCAGCGCAACCTGTTCGGTCAGCTCGACGGCACCGCCAACCCCCGACCCGGCGCGCCCATGGACACCGCCCTCTGGGTCCCGGACGGCCCGGCGTGGCTGCGCGACAGCACCACAGTGGTGGTCCGGCGGATCAGCATGAACATGGAAACCTGGGACCTGCTCGGCCGGACCGACCGTGAACTCGCCGTCGGGCGGCGGCTCGACACCGGCGCCCCGCTCACCGGCACCGCCGAACACGACGAACCCGACTTCGCCGCCACCGACGCCGACGGCCTCACCGTCATCCCCGACTTCTCTCACCTGACCCGCGCGCACGTCACCGACGACCGGCTGAAGATCCTGCGCCGGCCCTACAACTACGACGGGGTGCCGACAGCCGAGGGTCACGCCGACAGCGGATTGATCTTCACCTCGTACCAGGCCGACATCGCCCGGCAGTTCCTGCCCATTCAGCGCCGGCTGGCCGACCGGGACCTGCTCAACGAATGGACCACGCCGATCGGCTCCGCCGTCTTCGCCATCCCGCCCGGATGTCAACCGGGCGGGTGGATCGGCGAGCAGGTGCTGGGATGA
- a CDS encoding zinc-dependent alcohol dehydrogenase family protein, with product MRAALLREFDVPLTIEEIDQPTPEAGQVLVRVGASGVNPLDTKIQAGKAAHARVQLPAVLGLDLAGVVAAVGADVTGFEPGDEVYGLCGGVGDLQGSLAEYAAVDARLLAHKPRSLSMREAAALPLAAITSWEGLVDRAGVRAGQKVLVHGGAGGVGYVGVQLAQARGAEAYATGGPASMRVIESLGAVPIDYTVSKVEEYVERYTGGEGFDIVMDNVGGATLDASFAAVRTYHGHVVSALGWGSHSLAPLSFRGATYSGVFTLLPMLTGRGREHHGTILREIAALADAGALRPRLDERRFTLDTVMDAHHVVVGGTAEGKVVVDVAG from the coding sequence ATGCGTGCTGCGCTGCTGCGGGAGTTCGACGTTCCGCTGACGATCGAGGAGATCGATCAACCGACTCCCGAGGCGGGGCAGGTGCTGGTGCGGGTCGGCGCCAGCGGGGTCAACCCGCTCGACACGAAGATCCAGGCAGGTAAGGCCGCGCACGCGCGCGTCCAGCTGCCCGCGGTGCTCGGCCTGGACCTTGCCGGTGTCGTTGCGGCGGTCGGCGCGGACGTGACCGGCTTCGAGCCGGGGGACGAGGTGTACGGGCTGTGCGGGGGCGTCGGCGACCTGCAGGGCTCGCTGGCCGAGTACGCCGCCGTGGACGCCCGGTTGCTGGCCCACAAGCCGAGGAGCCTCTCGATGCGGGAGGCCGCCGCGTTGCCACTGGCGGCGATCACCTCCTGGGAAGGGCTGGTCGACCGGGCCGGGGTCCGCGCCGGGCAGAAGGTGCTGGTGCACGGCGGCGCCGGAGGCGTCGGGTACGTGGGTGTGCAACTCGCCCAGGCGCGCGGCGCCGAGGCGTACGCCACCGGGGGGCCGGCGAGCATGCGGGTGATCGAGAGCCTGGGCGCCGTGCCGATCGACTACACAGTGAGCAAGGTCGAGGAGTACGTCGAGAGGTACACCGGCGGCGAGGGGTTCGACATCGTCATGGACAACGTCGGTGGCGCGACGCTCGACGCCTCGTTCGCGGCGGTGCGCACCTACCACGGGCACGTCGTCAGCGCGCTGGGCTGGGGCTCACACTCGCTCGCTCCGCTATCGTTCCGTGGCGCGACGTACTCCGGCGTGTTCACTCTGCTGCCGATGCTCACCGGGCGGGGCCGCGAACACCACGGCACCATCCTGCGCGAGATCGCGGCGCTGGCCGACGCCGGCGCGCTGCGCCCCCGACTGGACGAACGCAGGTTCACGCTCGACACGGTCATGGACGCCCACCACGTGGTCGTCGGCGGCACCGCCGAGGGCAAGGTCGTCGTGGACGTCGCCGGTTGA
- a CDS encoding helix-turn-helix transcriptional regulator, with protein MNSLHPYARELGDFLRARRSRLRPHDVGLEPGGRRKVTGLRREELALLAGLSTDYYQRIEQGREVRPSDDVLDALAGALGLDHKERRHLFTLAHAARRSMPARVNRDPERVPEGTRRLLRVMDTPAVVLGRHLDLLDWNPMAKALLGDPDAYPADRLNMLLLLFDDTLTGERSCPDWEQQALDYIGMMRAAVATDPTHPRAAAIVGELSIRSAQFRRLWAQHDVRESVSGTKTFRIPGIGDTVLDWDTYPLPGNPGSVMLVFTAEPGSADADRLQLLASLHATRSALTNERPSQTVWTAAGPTPSGTS; from the coding sequence ATGAACAGCCTTCATCCGTATGCTCGTGAGCTCGGCGACTTCCTACGCGCTCGGCGTAGTCGGCTGCGTCCGCACGACGTCGGCTTGGAGCCGGGCGGCCGGCGCAAGGTCACCGGGCTACGGCGCGAGGAGTTGGCCCTGCTGGCCGGGCTGAGCACTGACTACTACCAGCGGATCGAACAGGGCCGGGAGGTACGCCCGTCCGACGACGTCCTGGACGCGCTTGCCGGCGCGCTCGGCCTCGACCACAAGGAACGCCGGCACCTGTTCACCCTGGCCCACGCTGCCCGCCGGTCGATGCCCGCCCGGGTGAACCGCGACCCGGAGCGGGTGCCGGAGGGCACACGGCGCCTGCTGCGGGTGATGGACACTCCTGCGGTCGTGCTCGGCCGGCATCTCGACCTGCTCGACTGGAACCCGATGGCGAAGGCGCTGCTCGGCGACCCGGACGCCTACCCTGCCGACCGGCTCAACATGCTCCTACTGCTGTTCGACGACACGCTGACCGGCGAGCGTAGCTGCCCGGACTGGGAGCAGCAGGCTCTGGACTACATCGGCATGATGCGCGCCGCCGTCGCCACCGACCCCACCCACCCACGCGCCGCCGCGATCGTTGGTGAGCTGAGCATCCGCAGCGCCCAGTTTCGGCGGCTGTGGGCCCAGCACGACGTACGTGAGTCGGTCAGCGGTACCAAGACCTTCCGGATTCCCGGTATAGGCGACACCGTCCTGGACTGGGACACCTACCCGCTACCGGGAAACCCCGGCTCCGTCATGCTCGTCTTCACCGCCGAGCCGGGCAGCGCCGACGCGGACCGGCTGCAGCTCCTGGCATCGTTGCACGCGACCCGCTCAGCGCTCACCAACGAGCGCCCCTCCCAGACGGTCTGGACCGCCGCCGGCCCCACCCCTAGCGGGACTTCATGA